The genomic interval CACCCTGACTATAATAATGAACTTACCCAGTTCCTACCTCGCACCATAGTCTTAAACAAGCCCCCTGGTGCACAGCTGGGCTTTAATATTCGTGGTGGAAAAGCCTCTCAGCTCGGTATATTTATTTCCAAGGTAGTTTTCTCAAAGACAGGTTTGTTATTTATGCTGGGTTTTTTCCTTTATTTATGTCGGtcatataaaatgttttgataggTAGTGCCAGATTCTGATGCACATAGAGCCGGACTTCAGGAAGGTGATCAGGTGCTTTCAGTCAATGATGTGGATTTTCAAGACATTGAGCATTCAAAGGTAAGATCTGATATAAGGAAAGTGGCAAAATCAAATTCAACTCACCTCCTCTAAACAGAATTTTGTGTGATTTATGTCTCAGGCTGTGGAGATACTGAAGACAGCAAGAGAGATTTTGATGAAAGTTCGCTACTTCCCTTACAGTAAgtagtatattatattcattcttCTTTTGTGATAAGTTCATACTAGTGATAGATCAGGGATTTtcaaacttatttttaaaaatgcctCTAAAAATCGAATCAATGTGTAATCATTTTACTGACTCCTTTTAAACACGaaaaacactgtaaacaggTTGTTCCTGTAAACTAGTAGAGTGCTAGCATTTGGTTTAATTCCCAGGAAACATTACATCTAATTTAATTTGTTTGGAtgaagtgtctgctaaatgttgATCTTTTTTTCCAGATTACCAGAGGCAGAAGGAGAGGACTGTACACTAGATGGCAGAGCTGATCTGCATAAAGAAACAAACGTCATGACGCAGATGATGAGGCGTTGGCGTGTGAATAGAGCATTCACTGCTTCATCTTCCTCCCACTAATGAATttttctaaaacattttcttcaaaGAAACAATCTCCAAACACTCCAAGGACATGTCTCATGATTCAAACCTGTGCATCAGGTTTTTTGAACAAGCCAACTGTGTAAAATCATGcattattttaactttttaattgtTTGAATTCAGCACACGGCATTTCCAAATTCTGTTCCTTTTCAATCTTAATTACACCGACTTCCTTTGCTTTCTGGGACAGTAGGGTTTTTATATCACATATAGTGTGCACATGAAAAGGAAGTATGGTAAAGTGATATTTATTGATTGAAATTAGTGTATACATTCATTAGGACAAAGGGCACATTGTGAATTATGGTCTGCTATTAGTATTAGTACTATTTTAACTAAGAGGCATTGGTGGAACAAAGCTAGTAATGTCTATTATTGTCTGTatgtaatatttattaacattttcttGCTTTGCAATTTAACTGCAAAATCTGATGCAACATATTTGGTTTTAATGTTTGGATCAGTGAAATAATGTCCTGCTGAAACAGTGCTACTGACAAAACGTGTAAATTACTAAAGCAATCGTGTTCATTTTTTCTGtgctgttttcatttaaatatcAGAAAAATCAGACCTTACCTAACAAAGCATGTGGCAACTCCTTGACCAGGTCCTGGTAACTTCTACTAGCTGGTTTTTCACAAGTAATTCAAAATCTCACACATCTCATCATCTCGTTCCATTGGCTACCAATCGCTAAAAAGGTCAAGTTATTGTTGCTCGCATACAAATCGGCACAACATATCTACAATCCCACTTACAAACCTACACTCCATCCAGAACCCTGTGGTCAGTGAGTAAACAACGCCTTGTGGTTGCTGTGCATCTCTCCCCCCAAAAATCTCTGCTGATTATTTACATTCACTCTTTTTTTTACAGGTGGAGGGATCTTTTTTTAAACTCCGTTTGGTCAgctaaaaattattttgaatgTTGAAACTTAGTTAGCTGAAAGTAACTATATTGCACCTCTtacaccaggggtctccaacctttttgtgagcacaGGCTACCACAACAGATTAACAATCTGCAGGGATACTTTTTTCAAGTAAACTTTTTATGGTTTACttgattttatttgacttgttaGTATGTGTTTTATCTTTTAAAGTgctaacatacataaaagaagccaagctaatataaaaaaagtaatattaactCTCATAAAACCCTATTTTCCTGTATAAGTTAGAATTCCTTGgcggtaaaaatgaccccagagattaaaagagtgattacaaaaaatatatacatttttaatgatacaaataatatatctttttttcgtttacttcccatctatacattaatgctgtgttttgggagatctgaagtacttttgtacctgtttaccactcaattcctcaactacaccattagcttgcctgataattttttttttatgaaacattcacataaattataatctaaatttgattaaaatttgtttttagatattgatctaggtgttatgtgttaaattaagCCATTTggtatttagaaaaaaacataaaagaattacagtttaggaaataaatcattttgaccagcagatgcccatagagacgcattcattttactggatgtggccaactgctcaacatcaGTACTTtagtgaatttatgtttatataaacattagaaaggacattaaaaataaacattatttcaaatagtataattttttgtagtttttgatgcatttgaaatgtccgtttttacaaaatgccacagaaatttgacaatataagtagggtggccattcgtgccagttccgccggacacgtcccgaacatgttttcgggtttgttctccggaagtcgcgttgctcgaccgcatacgtcatcatatttcagttaaaatacattagaaaattaagatttatttcttttaagacatacaatcattgtagtttcattcttaccttgaaatgtaacggttgcttttctgaaattaaacctgaaatattaaaccttgatgacgtatgcggtcgaccaacgcgaattccggagaacgaacccgaaaacatgttcgggacgtgtccggcggaactggcacacATGGCCAACCTTAATgtaagtgtgtttgtgtctgtctgtgtctgtgtgtgtgtgtgcgtttgtgactttgtctttctgtgtgtgtctgtcttcATGTGTGTGTAAGTTTTACTGTGTCTTTGTGCGCGCACACACCTTTGTgagcattttacatctttgttctgcatctgtggcttttttttgccaaattctataaaaaatgctctttgtggcagtcatacctttgtgtgtgtgtgtgattgagcatgtcttttctatattgcatttttgctCTAGTACAAGGCCTACATTTCTGTGTTAAAATTGACAaatttattctggatgcattgatttttttttgacaaataaaagggggaaaaaatgatttttttgcatttcccattcatttcaattggggtcatttttacccccaaagtGCCTCTTTTGGTGAATATTTCAtttctggtaacactttattataatgttcaagatttaacattagttaatgtattaactaacatgaacaaaccatgagcaatacatttgttacagtatttattcatctttgttaatgttagttaatagaaatgaagctgttcattgtttgttcatgttagttcacagtgcattaactaacgttaaccaaattttaataaagtattagtaattgttgaaattaacattaataaagattaataaatgctgcaccagtgcagttcatcattagttcatgttaactaatgtagttaactaatgttaattaatgaacattataataaagtgttaccatatttCTTACACCTCTTTAGAACCACCGAATCAAGcccatttttttatatgaatcttgacagataatctggaaaagtcaaaaaatcttattccactgagatgaagggaaccatgttatttaactaaagaaaagtggcttggggctaagattgaccccaagggacttatTAGGGTTAAAATTGAGGCCGTCAATAAGAATGTGCTCTGAACCATGTAGGAGACCACTGTCTTAAACTATTGCTTGCAATCATTTTGCTAGTTTTCTCCTCTTTCGAAGTCACTTAAAGTCacttttttatgtaaataaaaaacaaaattctAAACAAGCTCGGTGTAAAACTTGCAACACTATTGTGAGAAATAAACAGTCAGCAAAACATTTTCGgacaatcatttattaaaaatattaaaaccataTTTCCCTTCATTGAGTGAGGACTTCATATATATGAAATTCAAGTTAAATGtatacatccatccatcctcaGACAAGTCACTTGTCAGAAATACAAGTAACCCTGCCATATGTTTCCTCTGCCTGTTACAGGCAAATAAGCTACAAAACATTTCAAGTAAAGCAAATCTGAGGTAATACCACTCAGACTGATTCAAACATAGTAAAGCATCATTAATCACAGGTTTTCTCTCCTGGTTACTTGTTGTTAATCATTCATTCTTACGCATAAGCCAATATGGACACTCCCttaaacaaatacattacaaacaaatacacaaCAAAAGAATGACACTGTAAGTAACCTCTCCTCTACTacagagattttttttaaaacaaggcTTAAATAACATGCTTGactaaagaaataaacatcatACCGAATTTCAATAATAGCAACAAGTAgcataattaaaataattcagtataaataaacaaaaaaataaccacCTTAAAAAGGGTTTTAACTTAAGCAACAGTACTTCATAGTATTTTCTTGCACAAAAAAGACACGCTTATGATGTGCGCACTGCCATAAGAAAAATCGAAATTTTTAGGTAATCTAGGAGCATCTGTTGTTTGTTGCCAGTGCCAAATTGTGTGGTAAAGGTCGTATGAATATTCCTATTGATCATCTGTCACACGTGCCAACGTGAAAATGCGATCAGTGCAGGGCAcaaccattgtaaacaatatcTGTGCGATCAATAAAAAGAAACAGACCATAAGTGACGTGAGGTGTAACTGAACTGACCCCATGAGATGGACCACATCGAGACAGCAGTCTAAAGGACTGGTCGTTATTTGAGTCATTTTAGCTGCTGTCTTCATTCTCCTGAGCATCTTTGGTCAGGCTCTCGTCCACGTTCTCGAGTGAATCGACGCGCTGGATTGACAGTTCTGCTGGATCCATCATTGGCAGCTCGCTCTGTATGGGGTACAGCCACGGTTTGTAATCTGGACTGTTTGCTGCTTTCCATGCGGGGTAGTTTTGACCTGCTTTATGAACGCTTCTTAAAACCTGTGGAATAAAAGATGGCAATCAGGGAGCAGCACTATATAACTGAATGCGTCATTGAATTGTTTGGTCTTGTGTAACGCTAACTATGAAACAGAATGCTGTTTCACCACATTTTCAGGCTGAGCGTaactcatttatttttttagcttATTCCAGCTTATAAATAGCGTTTCTGGTTTCAGTAATGTCTTGAACATGTTTGGCAACAGTGATCACAGTGTAATAATGCACATCAAGATTAGATTGCTAAGCAAAAAcaggacacacacacattggAGGATGCATGAAAGCACTTTCTGATATACACAATGTACAATATATTCACTTCAACCAATGATTTCAACAAatataaaagttgtgttcatctgtaaAGATTAACTTCATTAAAGtttcataaacttttgttaaacacagagctcaTTTTTgtgcgataatccaaaagtctgtGGGGAAAATAAATGGGCTTTTTAGTGAGGGAACCAGTGTCCCGCTAACTTCCGGGATTATAATGGTGTTcaataataaggaataacacaccaggggcccgtttcaataagtaaggaataattgacaacaggccattgaattatacgaaaataatgcacacccgcggccTAACTACTTTGGGTGTGCATTGTATTCAAacaattcaaaggaccggagtcaattattctgcttatacttGTTACcaaaatattgctctggtgcctatttttaagacattttaaaggtaaggtgtgcggttattgaaaaaaaatcaacacccatggaacatttctctgCCAATCAgattaaagcattcaacagccccgtggtataaggaggttcaaccaactcCGAGTTAAAACTTGAACTCCAAGTTGACTTACTCTGAGATaggaaactctgagttttcggtTACAGAACAGCTGATCTGAGTTGGTTCAATCGACTCCGAGTAGGTTGACTCTGAGTTAAGCACATGTACAGCCACAACGAAAAGCCATCATTAATTGAGCTCTGATcatcaataggctttatgcccacctgcactacttcctgaacttcagccagctctttgttttctgtctgccattattggacaaactgattaatccaggtgtgtctgattattgttgttgtgactactgaggtcaggcacacctggattaatcagtttgtccaataatggcagacaggaaacaaggagctggctgaagttcaggaagtagtgcagctgggcataaagcctattgagctcagatattacgatttgccatggcaacagcacgtgacaaagaggtctaAATCCTTTTTACTACTAATGTACAGCAACTAcaagcatatattttaaagaaaaaagttgtgggaaattgctactctagtaaatgcatacatttaatttttcattgcggttaaaatatcaaaagtaaataaactgaggaGGACTGTACATTATTACACCTTATATTCATTTTCAAGCAGATGCAATCCCATAGATGAAAATAATATGTCAGCGGCTCAGCTAAAAATTTTATTAGGCCTAAGACTTTGGCATAcaaactttacaaatgtttttcaTGAATAAAACTGAAATATGCCAAGCCGGTATTCGAACTCAGGTCGTATTAGTCACTtaaatgtgcagtgtgtaatttttagaaggatctcttgacagaaatgcaaaataatatacaaaactatattatcagggatgtataaagacctttttataatgaaccattatgtgtattaccttagaacaagacctttttatctacatacaaagatggaagtcgccattttgtgccgccatttttctacagaagcccttaacggacaatttttttgatcaagttgtctccgacgatgacatgtttgtccggtggcagttACCGTAGCTTCTTcaaatgtgtttcaaaagcaaggggtgagcagtggactacgccgttggttgcaattcgcaacctcaccactagatgccgctaaaatgtacacactgcacctttaaggatatttatatatctaaaatgacCGCAAAGAAG from Misgurnus anguillicaudatus chromosome 16, ASM2758022v2, whole genome shotgun sequence carries:
- the pdzd11 gene encoding PDZ domain-containing protein 11, translated to MDQKIPYDDYQLPVVFLPSYESPPAWIPPQERIHHPDYNNELTQFLPRTIVLNKPPGAQLGFNIRGGKASQLGIFISKVVPDSDAHRAGLQEGDQVLSVNDVDFQDIEHSKAVEILKTAREILMKVRYFPYNYQRQKERTVH